The region agacagacagacagacagacagacagacagacagacagacagacagacagacagacagacagacagacagacagacagacagacagacagacagacagacagacagacagacagacagacagacagacagacagacagacagacagacgagagagagagagagagagagagagagagagagagagagagagagaagagagagagagagagagagagtgagtgagtgagtgagagacagctGGTATTGTAGCATATGGAGTGATTGTTTAGTTGCTGTGGTTggagtggtggtgatgaaggtggTAAGGGTGGTGTTCAGTGTGGTGGCTGTGGTTGAGGTGTAGGTGATGGCGGTGGTTAGGATGGTGTTTCAGTGTGGCATTAAGCACGAGGGCATGCTGGGATGAATCTCTACGCTCGCAACATGAAATATGCATGAAGCTTTGAAATACATTTGGGGGTGTATTGttttcatctctctccccctctcccctctctctctcactcgcaaactcactctctctatcactctaaaactcactctctctctcattctgtgtcagtgtctctctttctctctctgtgtctcgcactcttccccctcgctctcttccccttctctctcaaatggcatagaagagagagagagagagagagagagagagagagagagagagagagagagagagagagagagagagagaggggagagaggggtaggagagagagagagagaaagagagagagagagagaaagagagagagagagagagaaagagagagagagagagagagagagaggggtaggagagagagagagagagaaagagagagagagagagagaaagagagagagagagggtaggagagagagagagagaaagagagagagagagagaaagtgacagagagaaagagagaggatgagagaaagGTAGAATCAAACGACAGAAACAAATTTCTTCTCAAGAACTTCCGGAGACTTTGAAAATGAAAAAGatcaataaatataaaataattaattaataaaaggACATCATTAAGCTCATTGACAAAGTAGTGATGGAGGCAGGGAGGATGAAGGCTGAAGATAGACAAAGAGCTCCATCAGAACAtctatgatgagagagggatgaggggaggggagagtgagaggtggagaagagactggaggaagagagagattgtATCAACTTTCTTAATATTGCGTTTGAAGTTAAATATGCATCAAAACTTTATCTTTTGGATAACAAAACATTTTAGAACagagtaaagagagagggactatGAGAGATATGTAGGGAGAtagatggggaggggagagattgGATAGGATTGAGACACATGAAGTTTATTTTGACGACAAAAACTCAAAGTGAGACATTCAGGCTGACAGACAAGCAATCATACAAGAAAGAATAAGTATGTAACCTATTTGTGTAACTTGGACATCAAATTATTTTTGCGATGCATGGTTTCCATTTTCATCCAAACTAGGATGAGAGCATTCTGTGTTTGAACCCTAGCTTGACATTAACAGAgacaaacaaatgcaaaacgtTCCGGTTCTGGAGAACTGACTGCACAATGGTCTCATACTGGCTGAGTCAGGATTCAGCTTTCAATTTCCAGGAGATGGCAttgggagaaggagcaggaggaggaggtggaggtgaagaaggaggcatctgagtgtgttttgtgtgtttgtgcatgtttgtgtctgtgtctgttctgCAGCAATATAGGCAGCCTAGAATAGGAGTTCTGTATTACTTTCTGAGCATTTAGGCGTACGGTAATGTAGTTCTATAACACCAGAAACTTCACTCCAATCATTTTTGAAGCAAAAAAGCTGAGAAATACAAAGATAAAATACCCTGACACTAATCCAGTAGATCCTGTAATCTACTTAatatctgagagagagagagagagagagagagagagagagagagagagagagagagagagagagaaggaacaaCAGTAAGCAAAAAGCAAGAATGATAgagaatagagggagagaatgaaagagagaatgatagacagagagagaattgagagggagagaatggaagagagagaacagagggcGAGGGGGAGATCGTCCGTGTGCAGGGTTTTGAACCAAACATTGTTTCTGCCCTCGTCTCGTTAATCTCCACCTCCAGGGCCCTAATTGGCCCCTGGAGGTGgagcggggggggcggcgggggccccgggctgtGGTCCGCCCCCCGTCTTAAGGCCTAATGAAACGGCCAGGGGACACACTGACATTTTTGGCGTGAAAAGAGCAGCGGCGAGTCAAATCTTCTAAGTGCCACCGAAGGAGCCCTGGGGGACGCCTTAACCAACGAGTCTCATGTCCGGACCTTCGTTAGCCGCCGCCCGCCGCAGCATCCGTCACGAGGACactgagaaaacacacacacacacacacacacacacacacacacactgacaccgagaacacacacacacacacactgacaccaagagaacaccacgcacgcacacacacacacacacacacacacgcacacacaataaacaccaagagaacacacgcacaacaaACGCACTCTAACAccaagagaacacacacacgctaacacaccatgagaacacacacacgcgccacgCAGACCCCCTCgaacggggagggaggaggggacagaaACGAGACGAAGCGCGAGTGGCTCGTCCGCTACTAGGCGACGCAGCGTTTGAGTTCAGGGGAACATGCAGGTGGGGACGGCTGCTGGGGGCAAAGGCCCTATCCTTGTAACCACTACAGGGGCCTCATCCTTGTAACCAGTAAAGGGGTCCCCATCCTTGTAACCACTCAAGGGGCCCCATCCTTGTAACCACTCAAGGGGCCCATCCTTGTTACCAGTAAAAGGGGTCCCCCATCCTTGTTACCACGACAGGGGCCTCATCCTTGTAACCAGTAGAGGGGCCAACAAACCCTCTCTGCACAGGTTGGGTCCTCACAGTGTGACTCCTGTGGGCAGGACATAACTCAGTGAAACACTTGTTTGTGGACAGAGACAGCGGAGGCAGAGGACTGAAGACTGAGGAGGAATCAGCCGTAAGAAGGAGACGCAATGCGCCAACCAGCGTTGAATAAACGCTTATGAATAAAGTTCGGAGCGTCCCCTTTCCCCGTAAGTCATCTAAATTGGTTGAGGTTGTGTGAAAGTTTTGGTTCGGTCCAAGCGGTTCTAACTGTGTCTCTGTACCAGAATAATTCATCCTGAAGCTCAGCCTCCAGCAGATGATTCCACCCCAGAGAGACGGCAGGTAGGACGGggatcagccaatcacagccccagGAGGCCAGCCGCTACACCGGGGACATCGGGGATCCGGACGCCAAATCCTTTGGAGGCGAGAACGAATGCCCACGCTCACAACAGTGCTCTTTAGCAAGGCGTTAGCGGTGAGTGCATTATGGGTAATCCCCCAGGGAGGATCCGCCACGGAGATGAGGAACATCTCGTCTCCGTGGCGCCGGGACCGGAGGACCGAACACAAAAGACGTGTTCCTGCTGCAgacgcgcggggggggggggggggggtttatggTTCGATCCGGCCTAATGGATCGGCCTAATCCTAATCCAGCGGACCGCAGTCTAGACGCACAACACCCTTTATACACCCCGGATTACACCACACAACAACTAAACCAActctatatatagagatatacatAGAAACATGgaacgtagagagagagagagagatgagagagagaggagagagagagagagagagagagatgagagaggagagagagagagagagacagagagagagagacagagagagagagagagagagagagagagagagagagagagagacagagaaagatggacacagagacagacagacagaaagagggagagagagacagagggagagagtgatggaaagaaagacagacagagggagagagggagaaacacacacactgttaaaatAGATGGATGCATACTTCATAGACGTTGTAAGATTAGACGCATGTAAATCGGCCTTCAACCCTATTGGTCTACATACAAACCAAACCTTCGGAAACTTAACTAAAACCAAACTAAACAAGCTCTCCCGAACATCTCTGTACCCGAGCAGCGTTTCAGCGGTATGAGTGAAATTTTTCAGACACGGTTTTCAGACCCGACGATACGATCGGTTACTTTCCATTGTTGGAACAAAGTGGTTTTCATGACTGAATACGAGATGGCCTCTGTGACGGGGTGGTTATGTACACAGCCATGATCTCTCAGTTCTACAAGGTCTCCTCTGATGAAGATCTCTGACAGACAGCTGGAGGACACGGCTGCCGCACCACATTAACCGCCAAGGACTTCTGTCAACATCGCGACATAAAGACACCAAtaccagacgcacacacacacagatcaaacGCTCAGATTGAACCCCACGCCGAGGAGAAATGCATTGATACTTCTGTTTGGTTAGAACTGAACAGTAGTGCAGTAAATACTTCGTGAGGAATGACCTCCTACGCAGAGGCCTCCGAGTGCCAGGAAAACATAGTTTCCCCCAACCTGCTCTTTGGAGCCCAATCATTTGGAGGTAGAGGTAATTCTCCTAATTTGACCGATGAAGAAGGGAGGCAACCTATTAATTGATATTATAAATGCAGCATGAATAATGGGGAAGATTACAAATGAGAAAAGGACGCGAAGTGGAAAATAAAGAGTGTAAATAAACTCCCGGTATGATGTCACCACCTAGTGGTTGAAAGTGTACATTACATATATTAATTAGAAAGGACTTCTATTTGTCGTAAGTAGTATTAAAAGTTCTAAATTAAGTTCGTAAATGTAAAATCCGCACCTGAAATGGAaagtaatattttttattagttaATCTTTTGCAACATAAATAACATTGAATGATGAAATTTATTGATTTTACCAAACGTTGATTTATAACTCGTTTCTAAATTAGTTTCCAGTTTTGATGTTTTAATTTTCTCTTAAGGGATGTATAAGAAAACATGTAAACGAATTAAAAGTATAAAGAGTCAGGAGCCTCACTATTGGTTTTCATAACCCGATGTCCTTCAACCCTGTAGTCTTCAGTCTCCACCAATCCAGAGCGAGCTTGTTGTTCCACCGGACCAATTGCAGCCCCGTTTGGTCGAACGTCACCTGTCATCTGTTCAACGCTACAGCGCAGCCGGCGTGAGTCCCTGATGATGCTGAGCTCATACTATGACTCCATGTGACATCACCCGGCAGATTATCGTAATATCTAGACactaatattaataatgttCCGTCAGGCCAAAGCGGTGGCGCGGAAGCTGCGATGTCTCAGGTGAGTGATACGTTATTAATCAGCTCCAAATGTCGTATAAACACTGACTAAGGTGAATTTAACGTTATCAATCAGCTCTTATCTGTCGTATAAGCACCCAGTAACGTGGGTGAGGGACATCCACCTTACTCAGTGTTTATACGACATATTGTAAGTAACGTGGAGTTGAGGAGTCCTGTGTTGTGGTCCTGGTCAGAGCCACGTGACCCAGagtaacccccccacccccctcccccagcagctTCGGACCGCAGACCGCCTGGAGACTCCAGAGCACGTCGGCCCGGGAGAGGGCTCTGCTCTACCGGCCAGGGCAGAGTATCGAGGGCTTCACGGTGAAAGAGGTGAACGTCCAGACCTCCATCTGACCCCCAGAGCTGATGACGATGAAGAGCTTTCTGGTCTCATTACAAACCGCACGTCTTTTGACCGTCTTAAGAGGGTATAACTTGAGGCTAGGGGTCTGACTTGTGGTTAAAGGGGTATAACTAGTGGTTAGGGGCTCTGACTCCAGGCTGAGAGGTTCTAGGTTCAAACCCCCACAAGACTAGTTATAAGCGGGTATAACTAGTGGTTAGGGGGTCTGACTGACCCTGGGCTGAGAGGTTCTGGTTTAAACCCCCACCTCCTCAGTCTGCCTGTAGGCGTTCTTGAGAAACTAGGATGGACGGTACATTATGGATATGGCTCGCCTACTGTGTTATTACCTAGTGatcggtctgtctgcctgtatgtCTCGTGGTctagctgcctgtctgtctgactgatggtcgtatgtctgtctgtctgactgatggtctctctgactgtctgtctgtctgcaggtggTGGCGGTGCCTGACCTGTTTCTGACCGCCGTCAAACTGACCCACGACCGGACCGGAGCCCAGTACCTCCACGCCGCCAGAGATGACTCCAACAACCTCTTCAGGTACCTGCATACCCGGACCCCAGACAGACTACCCTAACctaacacaacaacaactcataCCCTAACACCAGACAGACTGTACACTAACCCCCTAACCACACACTGTACCCGGACAatgtaccctaaccctagaatGTGACCTGACCCTAGACtgtaccctgaccctaaccctaacagaaTGCCCACTAACCCTAGACtgaaccctagccctaacctgaCAGACTACCCTAACggccgattcatacctccggatccggacgaaattcgtccgtccgCCCCAAACGTTGCCTCCGGAACTACCAtgcctccgtctggtttcagcgttgttatggatgttacgcaataaatcctctagagggcagtgactgtcgtttcacaaattaacggcatcgacaatcgcaaacatgacatctggAGAGATGATTTTGTTTCGTGTCATCCGATATCGGCCAAAAATAGTgcaaaaagtgtaggcctaggcggcggtggcatgtgacacccctcaccaacccgcagattatctcctcaaattttgttaaatgaccagttacaacttattgccaaagcaggggaacaaaaaaataaaaaggtcaagtatatagtataatataagtataaaacgttaaatacaatatatatacatatcagatattatactactctatctattgtcgcgaatggtctgacttttgactctatactgccgcctcgatttccggtggtattgctccgtttctcccggagcactccggattcgtaagctcagaggcgacggacccattgacggacgaaacacctccgggtccggacgaaacggtccgtatccgtatttaccgtagggtgtgaatgggccttaacCCTAAACCCAGACCCTAACCTGACCCATACCTTACCCTCGAgtttaccctaaccctagacagACTGATGAACGGCCAGGGGTGGTTTGTTTCTAGAGGTCAGGGGTGGTTTGTTTCTAGAGGTCAGGGGTGCGTTTGTTTCTAGAGGTCAGGGGTGCGTTTGTTTCTCGAGGTCAGGGGTGCGTTTGTTTCTAGAGTTCAGGGTTCGGTTTGTTTCTAGAGGTCAGGGGTGCGTTTGTTTCTAGAGGTCAGGGTTCGGTTTGTTTctagaggtcaggggtcggTTTGTTTCCAGAGGTCAGGGGTGCGTTTGTCTCTAGAGGTCAGGGGTGCGTTTGTCTCTAGAGGTCAGGGGTGCGTTTGTCTCTAGAGGTCAGGGGTGCGTTTGTTTCTGACGGTCAGAGTGCATTTGTTTTCCTCCCCAGTGTCATGTTGCGGACCACCCCCCGGGACAGCACGGGGGTCCCCCACATCCTGGAGCACACGGTGCTGTGTGGCTCCGAGAGGTTCCCCTGCAGAGACCCCTTCTTCAAGATGCTCAACCGCTCCCTCTCCACCTTCATGAACGCCTTCACCGGTACCTCCACCCTGTTCCAtctccacctcacctcacctccacccagctccaactccaccagctccacctccacccagctccacctcacctccacctccacccagctccaccccatctcacctccacctcacctccacccagctccaactccacccagctccacctccacccagctccacctccaccccatctcacctccacccccacccagctccacctccaccccatctCAGCTCCACCTCAGCTCCACCCACACCTTCACCTcagctccaccttcacctcaacctcacccccacctccacatttacatttacatctctgtgggtacagcaacaatcgctaggttaacccatttcccgtatacaacagagaacTAAGATAAGATGCcacaaaatattaatattaagtgccaggacataaaacacacaaaaagtgcgtaagaggggcggagaggggggggcggtaAGGGGGAGGCTTTTCAGAGTCTAGGTTAACTCTAAACACTGAGTGGGGCTCAAGAAGAGGTGTTCTGGTCTATTGGTCAGAGAGTTTGACTCCCTTACCACTCCCTCCATTAATATTTCGCAAAGACTGATTGAGGGTGATTTAATGACCACCTAGCACTGATGCATTGTGGTCATTGTTGTTCTATTCTCCTTCACTACCCTGTTGCATTGTGGTGATTGTGGTTCTCTTCTCTCGGTTATTCAGCCAGTGACTACACCATGTACCCGTTCTCCACCCAGAACTCCAAGGACTTCCAGAaccttctgtctgtctacctggaCGCCGTGTTCTTCCCCTGCCTCCGCGAGCAGGACTTCAGGTCTGACCCATACCTTGGGCCCGGTCTCAGGACTATAGGTCTTCTAGCACCTCTGATGGTGCGGGACCCATAATCAGGGCGGGACCCATAATCAGGGCTTGTTATAACTTCTGGTTCTAAGGTTCTGAGGTCTAGTTTGAGGAACCAAAATACCTTCAGTGCAATTTTACTGAATTCCGCATTTTATGCAGAAAGGGAGGTGGTCTGACTGACAGGGGGGTTGGAGGTGGTCTGACTGacaggggggtggaggtggactgACGGTGTTGTCTCCAGACaggaggggtggaggctggAGAACGAGGACCCCCAGGACCTCAACTCTCCGCTGGTCTTTAAGGGCGTGGTCTTCAACGAGATGAAGGGAGCCTTCGTAAGTctgtcctcctcatcctccctccctcctcatcctccctctctcctcatcctccctcctcatcctccctctctcctcatcctccctccctcctcatcctccctctctcctcatcctccctccctcctcatcctccctccctcctcatcctccctctctcctcatcctccctccatcctccctccctcctcatcctccctccctcctcatcctccctctctcctcatcctccctccctcctcatcctccctccctcctcatcctcccttccccctgatcctccctccctcctcatcctcctcatcctccctccctcctcatcctccctctctcctcatcctccctccctcctcatcccccctccccctgatcctccctccctcctcaacctcctcatcctccctctctcctcatcctcctcatcctccctctccttattTAGAGGCCGAGATTAATAGTGTGTATTACAGTCAATTCATCAAGTTAAatctcatctgtgtgtgtgtgtgcctgtgcgtgcgtgtgtgtgtgtgtgtgcgcgctacaGTCGGACAGCGAGCGTGTGTACGGCCAGCAGCTGCAGAACAAGCTGTTCCCCGACCACACCTACTCCGTGGTGTCGGGGGGAGAGCCGCTGGACATCCCCGACCTCACCTGGGAGGAGCTCCGGCGCTTCCACGCCACGCACTACCACCCTAGCAACGCCAGGTACACACCCACCCTAGCAACGCCAGGTGCACACCCACCCTAGCAACGCCAGGTAGACCTGCACTGTCATCCTAGCAACGCCAGGTACAATCCAGCCCTAGCAACGCCAGGGCCACGCCTCCcctaggccccccccccccggagtgACCCTGTGGTCCTCCTGTCCGCAGGTTCTTCACCTACGGAGACCTGCCCCTGGAGCAGCACCTGCAGCAGATCCAGCAGGAGGCGCTGTCCCGCTTCGACCGCACAGAACCCGACACACACGTCCCCCCGCAGCCCGCCTGGACCAGCCCGGTAAGACCGCACAAACTACACTCAGACTACTGCTCTGAATCTAACAAACTACACTCAGACTACTGCTCTGAATCTAACAAACTACACTCAGACTACACTCTGAATCTTAGCTACAGCCTCttcaacacaccacacaaaagGAGCCGTCCACAGTGAGTGATGTGATCATACGTtctgctctctgattggtccccccctccccagaaagAGGACCATGTGACCTGTGGTCCAGACCCCCTGGCCCCGGACCCCAGCAAGCAAAGCACCGTGTGTGTGAGCTACCTGCTTGGGGAgtacgtctcacacacacacagagacacacgcatgcacgcacccgCACATTCTAAAGCAGCAGTTACTGGTCAGGTGACAGGACCAGTGACTGGGCATAGTTCAGTCAGtggtcaggcacacacacacatgacaggtCCAggctcgcaaacacacacacaagcacgcaaacacacacacgggcacagacGCACGcccacgtgcacatgcacacgtacagacacaaacacacacacacacacagatgggatTTAACctgaggcctaaaaaaaaaaaaagtttggttcctgttggttgtcagttgaggtcatgggtaggtagggaattttttatttattttttatttattttttccagcggcagcgaatgataggtaggttgttttcatttaaaaacgagaaaattcgctcatccttgtacagaatgaagaggtgctgtaccaaaacgtaattatagtttgcatcaaaattTTTTagaaagctcataaaataatttgggtcgcacataaattgacagggtcggtcggaaaccggaaccaaacaaattttttttttaggcctgagGTATTGACTATAGTACACACTCCATTGGTCTCTCTATGAGGAAAGAGGGAGGTTTGGTCCCGTgttgtgaccccccccctctgtgaccaaaccccctccccctctccagcaTCACAGACACCTTTGAGGCCTTCACCCTCAGCCTGCTGTCTTCTCTGCTGATGTCCGGGCCCAACTCCCCCTTCTACCGCGCGCTGCTGGAGCCCAAGATCGGGAGCGACTTCTCCTCCGTCGTAGGGTGGGTGGGGGCTCCGGTCTGTGAGGTCACAGCTAGAGTGGCCCTATCACAGGGCAGTATGCTAATGAGTAGTATAAAGTGTGTAGTAattgtgtgtatgatgtgtaGTATAACTAGTGCGTGTATCGGTGTGTAGGTGCGAAGGAAGCACCCGGCAGGCCTCGTACACCCGCGTTGGTAGTCTAGTATAGGGTGTGTAGTAtaaagtgtgtgggtgtggtattaagtgtgtacgtgtgtaggTACGACGGCAGCACCCTTCAGGCCTGGTTCAGCTTTGCTAGTCTATTATGGTGTGTGGAGTAGAACCAGTGTGTTCAGTACAACTAGTGTGTAGtatgcagtgtgtgcgtgtagtacaaagtgtgtgcgtgtgtaggtacGACGGCAGCACGCGGCAGGCCTCGTTCAGCGTGGGGCTCCAGGGGACGgcggaggaggacgtggagaagGTCAAACACATCATCAGCCAAACCCTCAGGGAGGTCATCGCGTGAGTACTGACCCGGGAACAGTCACCCTACACTGATACCCTATGATACACACTACAGTATGATACAGACTGACCCAGGAACAGTCACCCTACACTGATACACACTACAGTATGATACAGACTGACCCAGGAACAGTCACCCTACACTGATACACTGATACACACTACAGTATGATACAGACTGACCCAGGAACAGTCACCCTACACTGATACAGACTGACCCAGGACCAGCCCCCTACAGACTGACACAGTACGACATACTAGGAACCAGGTACCATGGTACAGTAGTTTTTCTGCTAAAATACTTCATCCCAGAACAGACCAGTGGTAGTACAGGGAGAGAACCCCCAAGTAGAGGGAGTGCTACATTTATTTACGTTTACATTTGACATTGCGTTTATCTTACGACCGCTCGAGTTTGAAGAggaacctcctctctctctctccctttccccctcccctcctcccccgccctccctttctccccctccctcccctaggACGGGCTTTGAGGAGGAGCGTGTGGAGGCTCTGCTCCATAAGATCGAGATCCAGATGAAGCATCAGTCCACCAGCTTCGGCCTCTCCCTGGCCTCGGTAGGGTCACACGACCTCCGACCCCCGGTCcactgacctccgacccccgcTACCAGGTTCACGGGATGATTTATCCGCACCtgacgtacgtgtgtgtgtgtgtgtgtgtgtagtacatCGCGTCGTGCTGGAACCACGACGGAGACCCCGTGGAGCTGCTGAACATCGGGGAGCTGGTCTCCAGGTTCAGACGCTGCCTCAAGGAGGACCCCCGCTACCTCCAGGATAAGGTCCAGCACTAcctccaggtacacacacaccccaggatGAGGTCCAGCACTACCTCCAGgtacacaccccccccacccaagacCAGGACTTGGCTCTCTTTAGGTAGCGCTGCACATATCCCAGAAGTTAACCCTCTCCTTATCCAAGAGGAGCCTTCAACCTCATGAGCGGACGCTAGTCTGTAGCGGCTAACGGCTAACGGGTTCCATCTCCCGTCTCCAGGACAACCCCCACAGACTGACCCTGTCCATGAGCCCGGACCAGGCCTACCTGGAGAAGCAGGTCCTGGCCGAGCAGGAGAAGCTCCAGAGGAAGACCGAGGCGCTGACGGAGGGAGACCGCCAGGAGATCTACCTCAAGGGTCAGACTCACCGTCCTGTCTCTCTTACACaccacactgtctctctgacacaccacactgtctctctgacacaccacactgtctctctgacaCACCACACTGTCTCTCTTCCACAccaccctgtctctcttccacaccaacctgtctctcttacacaccaacctgtctctcttacacaccaacctgtctctctgacagCTAGACTGTCAGAGAGACAGGCGGTCGAGCCCAGGCCCTCCTCTGATAACCTCAGGCGTTTGGGTCCTCAGgtctggagctgctggaggctcAGAGTCAGGCCCAGGACGCGTCCTGCCTGCCCGCCCTCCAGGTGTCTGACATCCAGCGCACCACCCCTACCACGCCCGTGGAGATGGGCACCGCAGGTACGCCCCACCTACAGTAGAACCATCCTACAGTAGAACCATCTACAGTAGAACCATCCTACAGTAGAACCATCTACAGTACTACAGTAGAACCACCTACAGTAGAACCACCTACAGTAGAACCATCCTACAGTAGAACCATCTACAGTACTACAGTAGAACCACCTACAGTAGAACCACCTACAGTAGAACCATCTACAGTAGAACCATCTACAGTACTACAGTAGAACCACCTACAGTAGAACCATCTACAGTAGAACCACCCT is a window of Gadus macrocephalus chromosome 8, ASM3116895v1 DNA encoding:
- the pitrm1 gene encoding presequence protease, mitochondrial isoform X1 produces the protein MFRQAKAVARKLRCLSSFGPQTAWRLQSTSARERALLYRPGQSIEGFTVKEVVAVPDLFLTAVKLTHDRTGAQYLHAARDDSNNLFSVMLRTTPRDSTGVPHILEHTVLCGSERFPCRDPFFKMLNRSLSTFMNAFTASDYTMYPFSTQNSKDFQNLLSVYLDAVFFPCLREQDFRQEGWRLENEDPQDLNSPLVFKGVVFNEMKGAFSDSERVYGQQLQNKLFPDHTYSVVSGGEPLDIPDLTWEELRRFHATHYHPSNARFFTYGDLPLEQHLQQIQQEALSRFDRTEPDTHVPPQPAWTSPKEDHVTCGPDPLAPDPSKQSTVCVSYLLGDITDTFEAFTLSLLSSLLMSGPNSPFYRALLEPKIGSDFSSVVGYDGSTRQASFSVGLQGTAEEDVEKVKHIISQTLREVIATGFEEERVEALLHKIEIQMKHQSTSFGLSLASYIASCWNHDGDPVELLNIGELVSRFRRCLKEDPRYLQDKVQHYLQDNPHRLTLSMSPDQAYLEKQVLAEQEKLQRKTEALTEGDRQEIYLKGLELLEAQSQAQDASCLPALQVSDIQRTTPTTPVEMGTAGGVAVQYCEQPTNGMLYFRSMCSLNTLPEELKVYVPLFCSVLTQLGCGSLDYRQQAQQMELKTGGMSVSPLVIQDSAHLDMYEQGVLLFSSCLERNVPDMFGLWSDIFNSPHFDDEERLRVLVMMSAQELANGISYSGHMYAMTQTGRSLTPAGGLQETFGGMEQVKFMKRIAEMSDLGPVLRALPRIKKHILNPDNMRCAVNATPQKMSAAAGQLESFMKDVAGNRRSHKTTTPHIVERLVEDSDASRKLVSEVGFQPCQMKTFFPMAFPVNFVSESIRTVPFTHADYASLYILARMMSAKYLHGEIREKGGAYGGGARMGGGLFSFYSYRDPNSVQTLSAFRRGVDWARSGSFSQQDIDEAKLSVFSAVDSPVAPSDKGMGRFLNGMTDEVRQAHRERLFAVSQKELVDVASRYLGVGQQTSAAAILGPENESIKKDPSWIIK
- the pitrm1 gene encoding presequence protease, mitochondrial isoform X3, translated to MFRQAKAVARKLRCLSSFGPQTAWRLQSTSARERALLYRPGQSIEGFTVKEVVAVPDLFLTAVKLTHDRTGAQYLHAARDDSNNLFSVMLRTTPRDSTGVPHILEHTVLCGSERFPCRDPFFKMLNRSLSTFMNAFTASDYTMYPFSTQNSKDFQNLLSVYLDAVFFPCLREQDFRQEGWRLENEDPQDLNSPLVFKGVVFNEMKGAFSDSERVYGQQLQNKLFPDHTYSVVSGGEPLDIPDLTWEELRRFHATHYHPSNARFFTYGDLPLEQHLQQIQQEALSRFDRTEPDTHVPPQPAWTSPKEDHVTCGPDPLAPDPSKQSTVCVSYLLGEYDGSTRQASFSVGLQGTAEEDVEKVKHIISQTLREVIATGFEEERVEALLHKIEIQMKHQSTSFGLSLASYIASCWNHDGDPVELLNIGELVSRFRRCLKEDPRYLQDKVQHYLQDNPHRLTLSMSPDQAYLEKQVLAEQEKLQRKTEALTEGDRQEIYLKGLELLEAQSQAQDASCLPALQVSDIQRTTPTTPVEMGTAGGVAVQYCEQPTNGMLYFRSMCSLNTLPEELKVYVPLFCSVLTQLGCGSLDYRQQAQQMELKTGGMSVSPLVIQDSAHLDMYEQGVLLFSSCLERNVPDMFGLWSDIFNSPHFDDEERLRVLVMMSAQELANGISYSGHMYAMTQTGRSLTPAGGLQETFGGMEQVKFMKRIAEMSDLGPVLRALPRIKKHILNPDNMRCAVNATPQKMSAAAGQLESFMKDVAGNRRSHKTTTPHIVERLVEDSDASRKLVSEVGFQPCQMKTFFPMAFPVNFVSESIRTVPFTHADYASLYILARMMSAKYLHGEIREKGGAYGGGARMGGGLFSFYSYRDPNSVQTLSAFRRGVDWARSGSFSQQDIDEAKLSVFSAVDSPVAPSDKGMGRFLNGMTDEVRQAHRERLFAVSQKELVDVASRYLGVGQQTSAAAILGPENESIKKDPSWIIK